TCAGCCGGCAGGCCAAGGGCTGCGATATCGATGCCGACATAGCCGCCGAAGTCATCCGCCGGCATGTAGTGGTGCATCAGATGATAGCCCAGATCGGCCAGCGGCTCGCCCAGCGTCGACAGCTCCCAGTCGAGCACGGCGCGGATCCCGGAGCCGTCTTCGGCCGCGATGCAGTTTTCCAGCCGGAAATCGCCATGGACCAGGGTGGTGCGCTCGGGGTCCTTGGGCATATTGGCGGGCAGCCAGGCGATCAGGGCTTCCATACCCTCGATCCGGTCGGTCTCGGCCGCGCGGTAATTGCGGGTCCAGACCGCGATCTGCCGCTCGTAGAACCCGCCCGGCCGGCCGTAATCGCCCAGCCCGACCGCCGCCACATCCACCTCGTGCAGGGCGGCGAGCGTCTCGATCAGTCGGAAACACACCGTGCGGCGCTGATCAGGCGTCAGCTCCGGCAGGCGCATATCGCCGAAGGTGGCCCCCGCCACATGCCCCATCAGATAGAAGGGCGTGCCCAGGATCCCGGTATCCGTGCAGTAATGCAGCGCCGCCGGCACCGGCACAGGCGTGGGCCCCAGCGCCGACAGCACCCGGTACTCGCGATCGATCTGGTGGGCCTTGGGCAGCAGCTTGCCGGCCGGCTGCTTGCGCAGCACATAGGACCCGCCATCGGTATCCAGCCGGAAGGTCGGGTTCGACTGGCCATTGGTGAAGCGATGCAGGCGCACGGGGCCGCGAAAGCCGGGCACCGCCTGTTCCAGATGGGCGGTCAGGCGGTCCTGCACCTCTGGCCGGGCCAGGTCGAAGGGATCGGCGGTCATCGACGGGCATTCCTCCGCTGGGCGGCCGCCTCGGCCCGCCCGGCGGGCGGATGCCCTGCCGGAAGATGCGCGGCGGCTCTGTCATTCAGACGTTCGTTCAAAACGTCTGTCCGCGCATATTGCCCGACAGCTGAGCCTGCGTCGACTGATCAAGCGCAGGGTCAGGCCGCCGCCGCCTCGGTCCAGGCCATGCAATGGCCCAGGAAATCGTCATAGCCCTCGAATTTTTTCGGCAGTTTCAGGCCGCTCTCGGCATAGACCCGGCCGATGCCGTCGATCATCTCGGCCTCGCGGGCAAGTGCGCCGCGGACCTTGATCAGCGCCTGATCGATTGCCGACGCATCGACCGTCGACAGCCTGGGCAGCCGGGCGGCGAAGTCGGTCATCTGGGCCTCCGACAGGAACAGCCGCGCCACATACGGGAACAGGCTGGTGGCGGGATGCGACCAGTGCCGCTCGCACAGCACTTCCGACAGGGTATAGATCCCGTCGACCGCCTTGCGGCTGAGCGGCGCCCAGCGTTCGGCCCAGCTGTTGCAGGCGGCGCATTTCGGCCGGCCCTGCTTCATGACCATGGCATCCTCGGCAAGTTCGGTGCGGCAGCGCTTGCACCACCAGCTCTGGGTGTACTGGAACGGGATGTTGATGAAAAAGTCCCACGCCTCTTCCGGCACCACCTCGATACCCTCGGGCGGGGTGTGGATCAGCGGTGCGCGTCGGGCCAGCTGAAAGCGGGTCGGCTTCACGGTCAGCACGTCCCGCCCCTTCTCGGTCAGGAAGCGGAACAGCGGCAGGACATGATGGATGGGCTCACCCGGATAGCCCACGATGAAGAAGACATGGTTCCAGATGCCCGCCGCGGTGGTGTTGGCCAGGCTGCGGGCATATTCGTCGGGCGTGTTGCCCTTCTTCATCGCCTTCAATGTGGCGGGCGCGATGCTCTCCAGCCCGAATTGCAGGAAACGCCCGCCGGCCTCGCGGATCTGCACGCAGGTATCGGGCTCCAGATAGGCCCGCTCGAACCGCGCATAGGCTTCCCAGTGGATGTCCGAGAGTCCGCGCCGGGCCAGATGCTCCCCCAGTTCCAGCATTTCCGAGACCCGGAACCATTCATCGGTGAAGCTGAACCGGGTGCGGCCGGTCTCGCCATGCCAGACCGCCAGATCCTCGGCCACCATCTCGATCGGCCGGAGGCGCTTGCGGAACTTCACCTTCACCGCCCCGTCGGGCTGGGTCTCGTGGGTGACGCTGTCATAGCCCTCGTTAATGTCGCAGAAGCTGCAGATCCCCGAGTAATAGCAGCCGCGATAGATGTTCAGCGCCGTCACCGGCTCGGGCGTCCAGGGCGCATAGGCCTCGGGGTCGGGCCGCGGCAGGCGGTCGAGCGCGATCGGCATGGAAGGCGGGCCGGAAACCGGCCGGGCGCCGTCGAAGCGGATCACCTGCGGCACCGGCCGGTTGGCGACCCGGCCATGGACCAGTTCCTGAAGCAGCTGGTCCAGCGGCTGTTCACCCTCGTGATGGATGAAGCTGTCGACCACGGAATAGAGCGCCGCGGTCTCGGGCTCGTCGGCTTCCAGCGAAGTCTTCAGTCGCGCGATCAGATTGCCGCCGATGGTGATATGGGTGTCGGGCAGCGCCTCGCGCAGCATCGAGGCCAGCACCATCGACGGGATCAGCTGGTGATGGTCGTTCACCGACAGCCCGACAAGCCGCGGCTGCAGCGCCCGGATCGCCGGCACCTCGACATCGCGGTAATAGTCGTGGAAGAGATGGGTTTCGCGGTCGCGCACCGCCGCCATCACCCCCGCCCGCCGGCGGGCATCATGGGCCGAGATGTATTGCAGCGTGTTGCGGAAGATGCGGAAGGTGTCGGGCACCGCCGCATCGATCACCAGCGAGGCCTGTTCGATCACCTGCTTGGCGGCGAGATAGGGTTCAAGCGCGTGATGCGCCTGCCAGTCGCGCATGGTGGCGAGCGCCGGGCCGATCCCCGACACCAGTTCGGCCGGTGCGCCGGCACGGGCCAGCGCTTCGGGGCGCAGCACATGTTCGATCGCGGGGATGTTGGCGTCGCGCTGCACCACCTGCCAACCGCGCGACCGCAACCAGGCGGTGAGGTGCGACAGGCCGGGCGCCACGAACCATGGGTAATAGGAGGGCGGGAAGACCAGCACGGCATCGGTCATCGGGCACGTTCCTCGAAATCGACGCAGGGGTGCCCCATCGGCCGTCGGCAGGACGGCACAATCATCAGGGCAGCACTTGAGCGGAAGAGGAAGGTGGTGCCGGAGGCAGGACTTGAACCTGCAAGGACACGGAGGCCCCGACGGAAGAACGACCAGGGCCGCACTTCCGGTGTCTGCCAGTTTCACCACTCCGGCATCAGGTCCGATGGCGCATGATGGTCAGCGGTTGACCGTTGTCGTCTTTGGCGCGACAGGCCATCGTCTTGGGATGATGATATTTTGAATCACCAATCACCATCAACCAAAAATTGCAGAATCTTTGCAGACATATCGCAGTTCAAGATCACCAGACCACCAGCCCCACCACCGCGCCGGTCATGCAGGTCGCGATCGTGCCCGACACCAGCGACAGCGGCGCCAGCCGGACGATGTCGGTGCGGCGTTCGGGCACCATGGCCACCATGCCGCCGATCATGATGCCCAGGCTGCCGATATTGGCGAAGCTGCCCAGGGCATAGGTCAGGATCAACCGGGCCCGCGGGCTGAAGGCCGAGGGGTCGGCGGTGAACTGCAGATAGGCGACCAGCTCGTTGATCACGACCTTGGTGCCGAGCAGCGGGCCCGCCGCCAGGGCTTCGGGCCAGCTCATCCCCATCGCCCAGGCGACCGGCGCCATAATCCAGCCCAGCATCCGTTCCAGCGTCAGCGGCGCGCCCCAGACGTCACCGGCAAGGCCCAGGATCATGTTGGCGAGGGCGGCGAGCGCGATGCCGGCGATCAGCATCGCCACCACGCTGATCAGCAGGTTGACGCCGTTGATCACCCCCATGACCGCCGCTTCCAGGCTGGTCGCGGCATCCGATGGCGGGGCGGTCGCATCATCGTCCACAGCCCG
The window above is part of the Tistrella mobilis genome. Proteins encoded here:
- a CDS encoding phosphotransferase family protein, whose amino-acid sequence is MTADPFDLARPEVQDRLTAHLEQAVPGFRGPVRLHRFTNGQSNPTFRLDTDGGSYVLRKQPAGKLLPKAHQIDREYRVLSALGPTPVPVPAALHYCTDTGILGTPFYLMGHVAGATFGDMRLPELTPDQRRTVCFRLIETLAALHEVDVAAVGLGDYGRPGGFYERQIAVWTRNYRAAETDRIEGMEALIAWLPANMPKDPERTTLVHGDFRLENCIAAEDGSGIRAVLDWELSTLGEPLADLGYHLMHHYMPADDFGGYVGIDIAALGLPAEAELLDHYARLTGRPAINDWTFHVAFALFRSVGILQGVYARALQGNASSPYALERGRKARLVADVGRRLIEARG
- a CDS encoding B12-binding domain-containing radical SAM protein, with the protein product MTDAVLVFPPSYYPWFVAPGLSHLTAWLRSRGWQVVQRDANIPAIEHVLRPEALARAGAPAELVSGIGPALATMRDWQAHHALEPYLAAKQVIEQASLVIDAAVPDTFRIFRNTLQYISAHDARRRAGVMAAVRDRETHLFHDYYRDVEVPAIRALQPRLVGLSVNDHHQLIPSMVLASMLREALPDTHITIGGNLIARLKTSLEADEPETAALYSVVDSFIHHEGEQPLDQLLQELVHGRVANRPVPQVIRFDGARPVSGPPSMPIALDRLPRPDPEAYAPWTPEPVTALNIYRGCYYSGICSFCDINEGYDSVTHETQPDGAVKVKFRKRLRPIEMVAEDLAVWHGETGRTRFSFTDEWFRVSEMLELGEHLARRGLSDIHWEAYARFERAYLEPDTCVQIREAGGRFLQFGLESIAPATLKAMKKGNTPDEYARSLANTTAAGIWNHVFFIVGYPGEPIHHVLPLFRFLTEKGRDVLTVKPTRFQLARRAPLIHTPPEGIEVVPEEAWDFFINIPFQYTQSWWCKRCRTELAEDAMVMKQGRPKCAACNSWAERWAPLSRKAVDGIYTLSEVLCERHWSHPATSLFPYVARLFLSEAQMTDFAARLPRLSTVDASAIDQALIKVRGALAREAEMIDGIGRVYAESGLKLPKKFEGYDDFLGHCMAWTEAAAA